The following proteins are encoded in a genomic region of Diabrotica virgifera virgifera chromosome 1, PGI_DIABVI_V3a:
- the LOC126878830 gene encoding beta-1,3-galactosyltransferase brn: MLQRMIGPRRIQRIVLATFIFSVLHIFGVFHHIFETDFYTNFHYPYDGDIEHLIQQLKDGKPPDVLPINSYHFEYNKKCVSKCSSMKQLRLVYIIKSAPEHFDRRIGIRNSWGYERRFSDAEIRTVFLVGERNSHALKESLKEEYSKFHDIVHANFTDSYYNNTYKTMMGLQWAVRYCPNSQYYMFVDDDYYVSTKNVLRYLKHPTKYPEYVKNPLSGVSQLLNRKNLVYNDLDEDERLYSGYVFQSPPHRHLTSKWYVSLSEYPYHMWPPYVTAGAYILSKSALIDMYYSSFYVKHFRFDDIYLGLVAYKAKINPLHCDQFYFYKKFYSKFGFNFTVATHGYGDPKELVHMWNEQRSLGFA, from the coding sequence ATGTTACAAAGGATGATTGGTCCAAGGAGAATACAGAGAATCGTTTTGGCAACCTTTATATTTTCCGTTCTACATATATTTGGAGTTTTTCATCATATTTTTGAGACTGATTTTTATACAAACTTTCATTATCCCTACGATGGGGATATAGAACATTTAATACAGCAATTGAAGGATGGCAAGCCACCTGATGTTTTACCTATTAATTCCTATCACTTTGAATATAACAAGAAATGTGTTTCAAAATGTTCCAGTATGAAACAGTTAAGATTGGTTTATATAATAAAGAGTGCTCCAGAGCATTTTGATCGCAGAATTGGAATACGCAATTCATGGGGGTATGAAAGGCGATTTTCTGATGCAGAAATAAGAACTGTCTTTTTGGTTGGAGAACGAAATTCACATGCTTTAAAAGAGTCATTAAAAGAAGAATACTCAAAGTTTCATGATATTGTCCATGCCAATTTTACAGATAGTTACTACAACAATACTTACAAAACTATGATGGGCTTGCAGTGGGCTGTCAGGTATTGTCCAAATTCACAATATTATATGTTTGTTGATGATGATTACTACGTGTccacaaaaaatgttttaaggtATTTGAAACATCCCACAAAGTATCCAGAATATGTAAAGAATCCTCTTAGTGGAGTTAGtcaacttttaaatagaaaaaatcTTGTTTATAATGATTTAGATGAGGATGAAAGATTATATTCAGGTTATGTATTTCAATCACCACCCCATAGACACCTCACTAGTAAGTGGTATGTATCACTTTCTGAGTATCCTTATCATATGTGGCCTCCTTATGTAACAGCTGGAGCTTATATATTGTCAAAAAGTGCCTTAATAGACATGTACTATTCAAGCTTTTATGTAAAACACTTCAGATTTGATGATATATATTTAGGTCTTGTAGCATATAAGGCAAAAATTAATCCTCTACATTGTGAtcagttttatttttataagaagtTTTACTCTAAATTTGGTTTTAATTTCACTGTTGCAACTCATGGATATGGAGACCCTAAGGAATTAGTACATATGTGGAATGAGCAAAGAAGCTTGGGCTTTGCTTAG